The following are encoded in a window of Panicum virgatum strain AP13 chromosome 5N, P.virgatum_v5, whole genome shotgun sequence genomic DNA:
- the LOC120676354 gene encoding uncharacterized protein LOC120676354 isoform X1 has product MGDHLALLVDRLLTESTLEAAIGGAKRMVDLHPEAVTVEYSHRGVGGGGGSASKVVECRICQEEDWDSSMEAPCACCGSLKYAHRKCIQRWCNEKGDTICEICLQQFRPGYTAPQQLFHYGSIPMNFRGNWEIARQDLDDAQIITMVPTERDFMDSYEDYLPIRTRSGTLCCRTVAVIFMALLILRHTLPLMVGGNGEYSLALFSLLVLRTAGILFPVLVMVRALASFHRRRRQQERRETYISSSESEEEEEEEEEEDTVTNSARSNYSQPRLIPVY; this is encoded by the exons ATGGGTGACCATCTCGCGTTGCTCGTGGACCGACTGCTGACGGAGTCGACGCTGGAAGCAGCGATCGGCGGTGCGAAGCGGATGGTCGATCTGCATCCGGAGGCGGTGACCGTCGAGTACTCCCATCGCggcgtaggcggcggcggcggctcggcgagtAAGGTGGTGGAGTGCAGGATTTGCCAGGAGGAAGATTGGGACTCCAGCATGGAGGCACCCTGCGCCTGCTGTGGCAGCCTCAAG TACGCACACCGGAAATGCATTCAGCGTTGGTGCAATGAGAAAGGCGACACCATCTGTGAAATATGTCTGCAG CAATTCAGGCCAGGTTATACTGCCCCGCAGCAGCTTTTCCACTATGGAAGTATACCAATGAACTTCAG AGGGAACTGGGAGATAGCCCGTCAAGATCTCGATGATGCCCAGATAATAACAATGGTGCCGACAGAGCGTGATTTCATGGATAGTTACGAGGACTACCTTCCTATTAGGACAAGAAGCGGCACTCTGTGTTGCCGGACAGTCGCCGTAATT TTCATGGCACTCCTAATCCTTCGCCACACTCTTCCTCTCATGGTCGGTGGAAATGGGGAGTACTCATTGGCCTTGTTCTCA CTTCTGGTGCTGAGGACCGCAGGAATCCTATTCCCAGTTCTGGTGATGGTCAGAGCCTTGGCAAGCTTCCATCGTCGACGGCGGCAGCAG GAAAGACGGGAAACATATATCTCATCATCAGAaagcgaggaggaagaggaagaggaggaagaagaagacacAGTTACCAATTCTGCACGATCAAATTACTCGCAACCACGCCTCATACCAGTCTACTGA
- the LOC120676354 gene encoding uncharacterized protein LOC120676354 isoform X2 — protein MGDHLALLVDRLLTESTLEAAIGGAKRMVDLHPEAVTVEYSHRGVGGGGGSASKVVECRICQEEDWDSSMEAPCACCGSLKYAHRKCIQRWCNEKGDTICEICLQQFRPGYTAPQQLFHYGSIPMNFRGNWEIARQDLDDAQIITMVPTERDFMDSYEDYLPIRTRSGTLCCRTVAVIFMALLILRHTLPLMVGGNGEYSLALFSLLVLRTAGILFPVLVMVRALASFHRRRRQQIT, from the exons ATGGGTGACCATCTCGCGTTGCTCGTGGACCGACTGCTGACGGAGTCGACGCTGGAAGCAGCGATCGGCGGTGCGAAGCGGATGGTCGATCTGCATCCGGAGGCGGTGACCGTCGAGTACTCCCATCGCggcgtaggcggcggcggcggctcggcgagtAAGGTGGTGGAGTGCAGGATTTGCCAGGAGGAAGATTGGGACTCCAGCATGGAGGCACCCTGCGCCTGCTGTGGCAGCCTCAAG TACGCACACCGGAAATGCATTCAGCGTTGGTGCAATGAGAAAGGCGACACCATCTGTGAAATATGTCTGCAG CAATTCAGGCCAGGTTATACTGCCCCGCAGCAGCTTTTCCACTATGGAAGTATACCAATGAACTTCAG AGGGAACTGGGAGATAGCCCGTCAAGATCTCGATGATGCCCAGATAATAACAATGGTGCCGACAGAGCGTGATTTCATGGATAGTTACGAGGACTACCTTCCTATTAGGACAAGAAGCGGCACTCTGTGTTGCCGGACAGTCGCCGTAATT TTCATGGCACTCCTAATCCTTCGCCACACTCTTCCTCTCATGGTCGGTGGAAATGGGGAGTACTCATTGGCCTTGTTCTCA CTTCTGGTGCTGAGGACCGCAGGAATCCTATTCCCAGTTCTGGTGATGGTCAGAGCCTTGGCAAGCTTCCATCGTCGACGGCGGCAGCAG ATCACTTAA
- the LOC120674850 gene encoding EEF1A lysine methyltransferase 2-like yields MAGIRWPPEDPEIFPSRMLGSGVWVPVGPPGEMASDDDRSVAADSWSIKSDYGSTLDDEQRYADTAEVLLASSSASAAAAPSASVAANPSSDFSFDKDVPDSSDVEPPLLVMQNFQDGAYSEDLANFHERSHADVWFGTEVMDIRVGWTKNLCSSKDLPSCSVLDIGTGSGRLLQQLAKQGFSDLTGIDYSEDAIELARNLAIRDGFEHINFLVDDVLESKLERRFELVMDEGTLDAIGLHPDGPVKRMMYWQSVASLVSPGGILVITSCSRSKDELVQEVENFNQRKLGAMGSGVPVIDAAVFSYLDHVQSYPSVDSSSITTVAFLHK; encoded by the exons atGGCGGGGATTCGGTGGCCGCCGGAGGACCCGGAGATCTTCCCGTCCCGGATGCTCGGCAGCGGCGTTTGGGTACCCGTCGGGCCCCCGGGCGAGATGGCGTCGGACGACGACCGGTCGGTGGCCGCGGACTCGTGGTCGATCAAGAGCGACTACGGCAGCACCCTCGATGACGAGCAGCGCTACGCCGACACCGCCGAAGTCCTCCtcgcctcgtcctccgcctccgccgcggccgcgccgtccGCGTCGGTCGCCGCCAACCCCTCCTCCGACTTCAG CTTCGACAAGGATGTCCCTGACTCCAGCGACGTGGAGCCTCCGTTGCTGGTTATGCAGAATTTCCAGGATGGTGCTTATTCTGAGGATCTTGCTAATTTCCATGAACGCAGCCACGCTGATGTCTG GTTTGGCACTGAGGTCATGGATATCCGTGTAGGCTGGACCAAAAATTTGTGCTCAAGCAAGGATTTGCCCAGCTGCAGCGTACTTGACATCGGGACCGGAAGTGGTAGGCTCTTGCAGCAGCTTGCAAAGCAAGG GTTTTCTGATCTGACTGGGATTGACTATAGTGAAGATGCGATTGAGCTTGCACGAAATCTTGCAATTCGTGACGGGTTTGAGCACATTAATTTCTTG GTTGATGATGTATTAGAGTCAAAGTTGGAGAGAAGATTTGAACTTGTCATGGATGAAGGGACTCTTGATGCAATAGGGCTCCATCCTGATGGACCTGTGAAGAG AATGATGTATTGGCAATCAGTTGCTAGCTTGGTTTCCCCTGGTGGTATATTG GTCATCACATCGTGCAGCAGAAGCAAGGATGAGTTGGTGCAGGAGGTGGAGAACTTCAACCAAAGAAAGCTTGGTGCTATGGGCTCAGGAGTGCCAGTCATTGATGCTGCGGTGTTCAGCTACCTTGACCATGTTCAGAGTTACCCTAGTGTGGATAGTTCTTCCATCACGACCGTTGCTTTCCTGCATAAGTGA
- the LOC120676736 gene encoding uncharacterized protein LOC120676736 — translation MGNTPSCIPLAPAGGGGGGCAASSPGATKVIHADGTVTRLARPVRASELMLDHPGQFVCDSGRLAVGCRVPGVGADKILRPRHAYFLLPMDMLYSVLTDEEMAALSECHAATAAASAWKRITFTANAAHRGARDRHDRRGASAGTAKDGCGSDGARVYPMLGLLESGDLAADDKPKSRAGAGAGDSKSSVGGGAGLRRHRSWQPVLDTIEEVP, via the coding sequence ATGGGAAACACGCCGTCGTGCATACCGCTGGcgcccgcgggcggcggcggcggcggctgcgcggcgTCGTCGCCGGGGGCGACCAAGGTGATCCACGCGGACGGCACGGTGACGCGGCTGGCGCGCCCGGTGCGCGCGTCGGAGCTCATGCTCGACCACCCGGGCCAGTTCGTCTGCGACTcgggccgcctcgccgtcggctGCCGCGTCCCCGGCGTGGGCGCCGACAAGAtcctccgcccgcgccacgCCTACTTCCTCCTGCCCATGGACATGCTCTACTCCGTGCTCACCGACGAGGAGATGGCCGCGCTCTCCGAGTGccacgccgccacggccgccgcctccgcctggaAGAGGATCACCTTCACCGCCAACGCCGCCCACCGGGGCGCCCGCGACCGCCACGACCGGCGGGGCGCGAGCGCGGGCACGGCCAAGGACGGGTGCGGCAGCGATGGTGCCAGGGTCTACCCGATGCTCGGCCTGCTCGagtccggcgacctcgccgcggATGATAAACCGAAAtcacgcgccggcgccggcgccggagacaGCAAGTcgagcgtcggcggcggcgcggggctgaGGCGGCACCGGTCGTGGCAGCCGGTGCTGGACACCATCGAGGAGGTCCCGtga
- the LOC120676871 gene encoding eukaryotic translation initiation factor 3 subunit A, translating to MATFAKPENALKRAEELIHVGQKQAALQALHDLITSKRYRSWQKPLEKIMMKYVELCVDLRKGRFAKDGLIQYRIVCQQVNVSSLEDVIKHFMQLSNEKAEQAKSQAEALEDALDVEDLEADKRPEDLMLSFVSGEKGKDRSDKEVVTPWFKFLWETYRTVLEILRNNSKLEALYAMTAHRAFQFCKQYKRTTEFRRLCEIIRNHLANLNKYRDQRDRPDLTAPESLQLYLDTRVEQLKVATELSLWQEAFRSVEDIHGLMSMVKKMPKPSVLVVYYAKLTEIFWISDSHLYHAYAWLKLFNLQKSYNKNLSQKDLQLIASSVSLSALSVAPYDQKYGASHLETENEKERNLRMANLVNFSLDSKRENRELPSRASLLSELVSKGVLSCASQEVRDLYNLLEHEFLPLDLASKVQPLLSKISKIGGKLSSASSVPEVKLSQYISALEKLTTLRVLQQVSQIFQSMKIDMLSRMIPFFDFAVVEKISVDAVKRNFVAIKVNHLSGAVHFCTVDIESDGLSEHLSILADSLNKARNQIRPPVKKPSKLGESLSSLAGIVENEHRRLLARKSIIEKRKEDLERQILEKEKEEESKRAILQIKNANDERIRLLNEQKQREQERIRREIEEKNKAEARKLLEDLTKKAGKKHVVVEGELTKEAIMELALSEQLKERQEMEKKLQKLAKTMDYLERAKRQEEAPLIEQAFQKRLEEEKILHEQEQLREIELSKQHHAGDLQEKNRLSRMLEHKNAFQERIVQRREAEFGRLKKERDERINQLISSRKRERETVRKLMYYLNLEEQRIERLREEEEARKREEEEKRKREEAERKAKLDAIAAKQRQREIELEEKEKARKEQLLRGSEAARVTEAAPVAQPPREAAASVPVAVAAVSPASSKYVPKFKRGGDSSGSSSSAGGSQRPADVRTREDDRWGSRDERSRPDVRPLRQDGPPARQDAPPAHPDGPPATDRWRGSRFSSSSSSSSSTWGRPRN from the exons ATGGCGACCTTCGCGAAACCCGAGAACGCCCTGAAGAGAGCTGAAG AGTTGATTCATGTTGGGCAAAAACAGGCGGCGCTGCAGGCTTTACATGATCTCATTACCTCAAAAAGGTACAGGTCATGGCAAAAGCCTCTCGAAAAGATCATGATGAAGTATGTAGAGCTATGTGTTGACTTGAGGAAGGGAAGATTTGCAAAAGATGGCCTTATTCAGTATAGAATTGTCTGCCAGCAAGTAAATGTGTCTTCCTTGGAAGATGTCATCAAGCATTTTATGCAGCTTTCCAATGAGAAAGCTGAACAAGCTAAGAGCCAGGCAGAAGCCCTGGAAGATGCTCTGGATGTCGAAGATCTGGAAGCAGATAAGCGTCCTGAGGACCTGATGCTCAGTTTTGTTAGTggggagaaaggaaaggacCGATCGGACAAAGAAGTTGTTACTCCATGGTTCAAGTTCCTCTGGGAGACATACCGGACTGTGCTTGAGATACTAAGGAACAATTCAAAGCTTGAAGCGTTGTATGCT ATGACTGCTCATAGGGCTTTTCAGTTTTGTAAGCAGTATAAGAGAACTACTGAATTCCGTAGGTTGTGTGAGATTATCAGAAACCATCTTGCCAATCTCAACAAGTATCGTGATCAAAGAGATCGTCCTGATCTGACTGCACCTGAAAGCTTACAACTGTATCTTGATACACGGGTCGAGCAACTTAAAGTCGCGACCGAGCTTTCCCTTTGGCAG GAAGCCTTCCGATCGGTGGAGGATATCCATGGTTTGATGAGTATGGTGAAGAAAATGCCAAAGCCTTCTGTTTTGGTTGTATATTATGCCAAGTTAACTGAAATTTTCTGGATATCTGATAGCCACCTTTATCATGCATATGCATGGCTCAAACTTTTCAACTTGCAAAAGAGCTACAATAAGAACTTGTCTCAGAAGGATCTACAATTAATAGCATCTTCTGTCTCACTCTCTGCGCTATCTGTGGCACCTTATGACCAGAAGTATGGTGCATCTCATCTTGAGACAGAAAATGAGAAGGAACGTAACTTGAGGATGGCGAACCTTGTCAACTTTTCACTTGATTCCAAGCGTGAAAATCGAGAATTG CCTTCAAGAGCATCTCTTCTATCAGAGTTG GTGTCAAAAGGGGTGCTTTCATGTGCTTCCCAAGAAGTGCGAGATCTGTACAACCTTTTGGAACATGAGTTCCTACCTCTGGACCTTGCATCAAAGGTGCAGCCACTTCTTTCAAAGATTTCAAAGATTGGAGGGAAGCTTTCATCAGCTTCTTCCGTTCCAGAGGTTAAGTTATCTCAGTACATTTCTGCATTGGAGAAGCTGACAACACTGAGAGTGCTGCAACAG GTGTCTCAGATTTTCCAGTCCATGAAAATCGATATGCTCTCAAGAATGATCCCGTTCTTTGATTTTGCTGTTGTGGAGAAGATTTCTGTTGATGCTGTGAAACGCAATTTTGTTGCAATAAAAGTTAATCATTTATCAGGAGCTGTTCATTTTTGTACTGTG GACATCGAATCTGATGGATTAAGTGAACACCTCAGCATTCTGGCTGATTCTTTAAATAAGGCGAGGAATCAAATTCGTCCACCAGTTAAAAAACCATCTAAACTCGGTGAAAGTCTCAGTAGTTTAGCTGGAATAGTGGAGAATGAACACAGGAGGCTTCTTGCAAGAAAATCCATCATTGAGAAGCGTAAAGAAGACCTTGAACGCCAAATATTGGAGAAG GAAAAAGAGGAGGAATCAAAGAGAGCCATTCTGCAGATAAAAAATGCAAATGATGAAAGGATTAGACTCCTCAATGAACAAAAGCAGAGGGAGCAGGAGAGAATTCGTAGAGAAATagaggaaaaaaataaagcagAAGCAAGAAAGTTGCTAGAAGACTTGACAAAGAAAGCTGGGAAAAAGCATGTTGTTGTTGAAGGG GAGCTTACCAAGGAGGCCATCATGGAATTGGCATTGAGTGAACAGTTGAAGGAGCGTCAGGAAATGGAGAAAAAACTACAGAAGCTTGCAAAAACAATGGATTATCTGGAAAGAGCGAAAAGGCAGGAAGAGGCACCATTAATCGAGCAAGCTTTCCAAAAACGCCTTGAGGAAGAGAAGATCCTTCACGAGCAAGAGCAGCTG CGGGAGATTGAACTCAGCAAACAACACCATGCGGGTGACTTGCAAGAGAAAAATAGACTTTCTCGAATGTTGGAACACAAG AATGCTTTCCAGGAAAGAATCGTGCAGCGCCGTGAAGCTGAGTTTGGTCGTctgaagaaagagagagatgaaCGGATCAACCAGTTGATATCATCAAGAAAGCGTGAAAGGGAGACAGTTAGGAAATTGATGTATTATCTGAACCTGGAGGAACAGAGGATTGAAAGGCTCCGtgaggaggaggaagctagGAAACGTGAAG AGgaagaaaagaggaagagagaagagGCCGAGAGGAAAGCTAAGCTTGATGCTATTGCAGCCAAACAGCGACAGAGAGAGATAGAGttggaagaaaaggaaaaggcgcGGAAGGAACAGCTCTTAAGAGGATCCGAGGCTGCGCGTGTTACTGAGGCTGCCCCTGTTGCACAGCCACCTCGCGAGGCAGCAGCCTCTGTTCCAGTAGCAGTCGCCGCCGTCTCTCCAGCTTCTAGCAAATATGTTCCCAAGTTTAAACGTGGCGGCGatagcagcggcagcagcagcagtgctgGTGGCAGCCAGAGACCAGCTGATGTGCGTACACGCGAAGATGACCGTTGGGGTTCACGTGATGAGCGTTCTCGCCCAGATGTGCGTCCCCTTCGCCAAGATGGCCCTCCTGCACGACAGGACGCACCCCCAGCTCACCCGGATGGCCCTCCAGCTACTGACCGTTGGCGTGGGTCAAGATTTTCCTCCAGCTCTTCGTCCTCTTCATCGACCTGGGGGAGGCCGCGGAACTGA
- the LOC120674532 gene encoding uncharacterized protein LOC120674532: MTLDDMVKGWKSSNIRIAKKDHQTLIFEKMYYDKDTSVNVGQKIKVNVLLEQMEVTVFREQNQVPWEQVNVEFVVEYNALFNNDKVQISGKNESLNNCLRKLPTELGSFGLNVDEKILSPHFCTDEGENSRRASSFSIITKSTAATQVASLTFT, encoded by the exons ATGACTCTTGATGATATG GTCAAAGGGTGGAAAAGCTCAAATATAAGAATTGCAAAGAAGGATCATCAAACATTGATCTTTGAGAAAATGTATTATGACAAAGACACTAGTGTGAATGTGGGTCAGAAAATTAAGGTTAATGTTCTGTTAGAACAGATGGAAGTCACTGTTTTCAG GGAACAAAATCAAGTTCCTTGGGAACAAGTAAATGTTGAATTCGTGGTGGAGTACAATGCTTTGTTCAATAATGATAAG GTTCAAATCTCTGGCAAGAATGAAAGCTTGAATAATTGTCTAAGAAAGCTTCCCACG GAGTTGGGTTCTTTTGGATTGAATGTGGATGAAAAAATCTTAAGCCCTCATTTCTGCACAG ATGAAGGGGAGAATTCGAGAAGAGCTTCTAGCTTTTCTATTATTACCAAAAGCACAGCTGCAACCCAGGTAGCCAGCCTTACATTCACATGA
- the LOC120674533 gene encoding uncharacterized protein LOC120674533, which produces MKTGDIPASPSAAAPEDGDPESRLSLFSLEIKVEAFLTKDSDADTDPTVKAGYTQMQPDPSHPNDPEPQFDPPMQPKSPVQPEPPQPHPATNQSKGVDEQIPDIFDNEEEYVGVHDEHIYISIAPAQPSMNAQTDSPSSMPTNDANENAAGEGAIPPEAEVNDADPNEIRVLHDPENPRIENGALFPDIIAFRKAVRHHAVKRGFEFAPGIKTDPTRFIARCKHPGCPWRIHASRLHDQKTIQIKSLLAEHNCPTTKLVEGKMASQSWVADRLTDWLKKNPSKGPKAAKEKVEGDYGIKLKYSKAYSGMQLALQQIHGKYEESFKLLFNWKAQMEITCPGSIIEIEVQKIGKKMRFQRIFVALKPCVDGFLAGCRPFIGVDASSLNGKYTGQLASATGVDGHNWLYYIAHAIFDQENEDNWTWFMQQLRRAVGSRQGLVICTDACKGLEKAVGVVFPEAEYRECMRHLYSNFMKHYSGDVFTTHLYPAARSYTEGLFKWHMKKIYDFAPDAIKYLQYHHNRIWYRCGFSEDSKCDYLTNNVSESFNSQVKSMKGLLIHELVDGIREMVMEKRFLRRKCGREMTGDILPSVIKELNLISNNLKVVKIKVSDDDFAEVTLLDDWNNPKRHTVDLVNKKCSCRAWQISGKPCRHALAWILSNRGLEIKEFVHQYYSVAMFRAAYADRVPPMPDRADWVQVELPYKLFPPLQKRAAGRPRVVRIRGSMEQRANRKKVRCRRCKGFGHFQKTCKLAEPTEDDNGIDEASTFASLIRVREEDEGPSQPPKQKKKKPAGNKQPTSTKKAAKKTPTKKKLKKAASAPQARVIRSLSSWLGVE; this is translated from the exons ATGAAGACCGGCGACATCCCGGCTTCgccttcggcggcggcgccggaagaCGGCGACCCTGAATCTAG GCTGTCTTTGTTTTCGCTAGAGATCAAAGTTGAAGCCTTTCTGACGAAAGACAGCGATG CTGACACAGATCCAACAGTGAAGGCTGGCTATACACAAATGCAACCAGACCCATCACACCCTAATGATCCAGAACCACAGTTTGATCCACCAATGCAGCCTAAATCACCAGTGCAGCCTGAACCACCACAACCTCATCCAGCAACTAACCAATCCAAAGGTGTTGATGAACAAATCCCTGACATCTTTGATAATGAAGAAGAGTATGTTGGTGTGCATGATGAGCATATATACATTTCAATTGCACCTGCACAGCCATCtatgaatgcacaaacagaTTCACCTTCATCTATGCCGACTAATGATGCCAATGAAAATGCTGCTGGTGAAGGAGCTATTCCTCCTGAGGCAGAGGTTAATGATGCAGATCCCAATGAGATAAGGGTACTCCATGATCCTGAGAACCCAAGAATAGAGAATGGTGCCTTGTTTCCTGACATAATAGCATTCAGGAAGGCAGTGAGGCACCATGCAGTGAAGAGAGGTTTTGAATTTGCTCCTGGCATCAAAACTGATCCTACCAGGTTTATTGCAAGATGCAAACACCCTGGCTGTCCTTGGCGCATTCATGCTTCTAGGCTTCATGATCAGAAAACTATACAG ATTAAGAGTCTGCTAGCAGAGCACAATTGTCCAACCACGAAGCTAGTAGAAGGAAAAATGGCTTCTCAAAGCTGGGTGGCAGATAGACTGACGGACTGGTTGAAGAAGAATCCAAGCAAGGGGCCCAAGGCAGCAAAGGAGAAGGTGGAGGGAGATTATGGAATAAAGCTCAAGTACAGCAAGGCATACTCAGGCATGCAGCTAGCTCTGCAGCAAATTCATGGTAAATATGAAGAGTCATTCAAATTGCTATTTAATTGGAAAGCTCAGATGGAGATAACTTGTCCTGGTAGCATTATAGAGATAGAAGTGCAGAAAATTGGCAAGAAAATGAGATTTCAGAGGATATTTGTAGCTCTCAAACCTTGTGTGGATGGGTTTCTAGCTGGCTGTAGGCCATTCATTGGTGTGGATGCCTCCTCCTTAAATGGCAAATACACAGGACAATTGGCATCAGCTACAGGAGTTGATGGTCATAACTGGTTGTATTACATTGCGCATGCAATTTTTGACCAAGAAAATGAGGACAATTGGACCTGGTTTATGCAACAGTTGAGAAGGGCTGTTGGGAGCCGTCAAGGACTTGTGATTTGCACAGATGCTTGTAAGGGCTTGGAAAAGGCAGTTGGTGTTGTGTTTCCTGAGGCTGAGTACAGAGAGTGCATGAGACATCTATATTCCAACTTCATGAAGCATTACAGTGGAGATGTCTTCACAACTCATTTGTATCCAGCAGCTAGGAGCTACACTGAGGGCCTGTTCAAGTGGCACATGAAGAAGATATATGACTTCGCTCCAGATGCAATTAAATACTTGCAATATCACCACAATCGGATCTGGTATAGGTGTGGGTTCTCAGAGGACAGCAAATGTGACTATCTGACAAACAATGTATCAGAGAGCTTCAACAGTCAAGTGAAAAGTATGAAAGGGCTGCTGATACACGAGTTGGTTGATGGGATTAGggagatggtgatggagaagagATTTCTTAGGAGAAAATGTGGAAGGGAAATGACTGGAGATATTTTGCCAAGTGTTATCAAGGAGCTCAACCTTATTAGCAACAACTTGAAAGTAGTGAAAATCAAAGTAAGTGATGATGATTTTGCCGAGGTAACCCTACTAGATGACTGGAACAATCCTAAAAGGCACACTGTCGACCTTGTAAACAAAAAATGCAGTTGCAGGGCATGGCAAATCAGTGGAAAACCATGTAGGCATGCACTTGCTTGGATCTTGTCCAACAGAGGCTTGGAAATCAAAGAATTTGTGCATCAATACTACTCTGTTGCCATGTTCAGAGCAGCATATGCAGACAGAGTTCCACCCATGCCTGATAGGGCTGACTGGGTGCAGGTGGAACTACCATACAAATTGTTCCCACCACTGCAGAAAAGAGCAGCAGGGAGACCAAGAGTTGTCAGGATTAGAGGGAGCATGGAACAAAGGGCAAACAGGAAGAAGGTGAGATGTAGAAGGTGCAAAGGCTTTGGGCACTTTCAGAAGACCTGCAAGTTGGCTGAACCAACAGAAGATGACAATGGTATTGATGAGGCCTCTACATTTGCTTCACTTATAAG GGttagagaagaagatgaaggaccTAGCCAGCCaccaaaacagaaaaaaaagaagccaGCTGGGAATAAGCAGCCAACATCGACTAAAAAGGCTGCGAAGAAGACTCCTACGAAGAAGAAGCTGAAGAAGGCTGCCAGCGCACCTCAAGCAAGAGTGATCAGAAGCTTAAGCAGCTGGCTTGGCGTTGAGTAG